The Melitaea cinxia chromosome Z, ilMelCinx1.1, whole genome shotgun sequence genomic interval taataattaggcGGAATTTATTTGCTAGCTGTATATCACGTGTCATGTGTAAACAGGGTAGTGATATCGCGACGAGAGGGAAAGCCTGTCGAGTCACGCGTGCCATTGACTCTAGGCGGAACCGCTAGAAAAACTAGCGAAGCTTGAATGCGAATGCCATTGCTTCGACGTACTTACTTTCCTTGtgctattataatttttgctagaatattaatgtattatcaTAGATTTATAATAAGTACCAATAGTATACCATCACTAATTTTCTATTGTTACAGAAAAAAGATCCGCATACATCTACCACAGAAAGTGAAACATATACACCATcacaagaaaatatatataacgaaCCACCCTGCGCCCTCACAGTATGCCCCGGCGTACATGCCGAGTGCAGAGGGAACAGTGGCGGTACCGACAAGCGTTTTGCCAGCTATGGCAAATATTGTACCTATAAACTCGGTGGACTTTTACGATGAGTCGCAGCCACGGTTGCCAAATATATCTCCGGCAGCATCGCAgctcttacctttgtatcatgCACGTGGATACTATGGACCGACCCCTACTGACCTGATAGACGAAGCAGATTACGACACAGCTGCAGATCAAAATGAATACGTTCCACAATCGTTTTCATCGCCTTCGGTAGTACATTCGCCTAGTCATCCTCCGAAAAGAATTAAGATTATCAAATTAAACGAACAACCTcgtaaaaaagttataagaaAAGTTAAGCCAAAACGAGTAGTTATAAGAAATAAACCTCAACCACCGCCGCCACTAGAGGAACATCCAGTATCAGTTTTTCATGAACAATTTTATTCGGACGTTGGTGGTTCTGGAACTATAAGAAAGATAAGGAAGCCACCACGAGTGGAGAAAATTGTAGACGGTGATACCGAACACATCCATACTTATAGCGAAGAACATATACATAAAGTTGTGTTGGACGATGGGCCCAAACTTGGTGGTGTAGTTGGTGTTGATCACTTTAATGGTGTGCGTACAATTACGGGTGGACAAAGTATAATTCCTTTTAAAAACGGTCAGACATTACTTGCCATTCCATCTCATTCAATAGGTAGTTTAGCGTCTGCTGGTGCATTAGGAAATCCGGCAAACTTCGAATATGCTGCTTATAATCCAAGAGAAGTCACGCACGATCATATATTTCATGATCATGGAGAAATCTCTTCAGATGCAGATATAAACAAAGAAGCTTTTGGATTACCCCCCAAAGTTTCTTATAACAGTAATGGTCTTAGGATCAGCGGAACACAAAAAAGACAAAAACCTAAAAGCTTTCAAAAAAGTCAAAAGTATTCCAAGCCAGCGTCAAACGATTTTTCATACTATGAAAACATTTACGCACCTAGCAGTAGACCAAATAAAATACAGAGACCCTCATTAACCGTACCATCATTTGAAGTTTCTGACGAGGGAAATTTTGATGAATATAGATCAGTTTCTGATTTTGgctacaaagaaaataaaaaaccacGAAATTCAGTAGCTACTTATTATGGTAAATCATCAAACGATTATCGTTTGCAACAAGCAAATGCACCGTCTCCATTTTCCGTTTCGTCGACTGTAATACACGAATATAAACCTAAAAAGTTTTCTGGAACAGCTGCTGTCCCATCAAGCTTAACAAAAATAAGAGACCCGTACCTTAATTTCGATGATAATTACGCAAATAACTTTGAATATGATACGTATGCTTCttcatcaaatatttatacatcaGAGGACAAAAATGACATTGAATATAGCGGTCAgagtaaaaaaggaaaaaaaaagtcCATTTCTACGCAAAACATTAGTTTTGGTGGCCAAGATCACATAACATACGTCGACCATGTAAAAGATGATAGGTTTTTAGACGATATTGACAGCGACGGACCAACAGCATTAGAAAGTGACAACCAATTTGATCAAGCTCAAATAAGCGATACAGATACAA includes:
- the LOC123668875 gene encoding uncharacterized protein LOC123668875; this encodes MKFTLLVAVAFVPVKADGPKKKIRIHLPQKVKHIHHHKKIYITNHPAPSQYAPAYMPSAEGTVAVPTSVLPAMANIVPINSVDFYDESQPRLPNISPAASQLLPLYHARGYYGPTPTDLIDEADYDTAADQNEYVPQSFSSPSVVHSPSHPPKRIKIIKLNEQPRKKVIRKVKPKRVVIRNKPQPPPPLEEHPVSVFHEQFYSDVGGSGTIRKIRKPPRVEKIVDGDTEHIHTYSEEHIHKVVLDDGPKLGGVVGVDHFNGVRTITGGQSIIPFKNGQTLLAIPSHSIGSLASAGALGNPANFEYAAYNPREVTHDHIFHDHGEISSDADINKEAFGLPPKVSYNSNGLRISGTQKRQKPKSFQKSQKYSKPASNDFSYYENIYAPSSRPNKIQRPSLTVPSFEVSDEGNFDEYRSVSDFGYKENKKPRNSVATYYGKSSNDYRLQQANAPSPFSVSSTVIHEYKPKKFSGTAAVPSSLTKIRDPYLNFDDNYANNFEYDTYASSSNIYTSEDKNDIEYSGQSKKGKKKSISTQNISFGGQDHITYVDHVKDDRFLDDIDSDGPTALESDNQFDQAQISDTDTTGTYTVKDSSPTHQYFSMMAAKTLHGEQISLPEASNNNFHYAEAPTASTTEHASVTTMVMPSSNHYNFQSTEKPYTESTKHVPDMKSANKNKDAAHRPNYSSILNEPRDRVPLKELQTSGRGYRSETIENQDSVPLQGSSTVRGKLKYGDKI